One Egibacteraceae bacterium genomic window carries:
- a CDS encoding DinB family protein: MDAKVVLTDAFTRVRDHTEAIADGLDASALLWRPDPDANPIGWLLWHLTRVQDDHLAEMAEREQVWREEGWHARFGLQPGDDDIGYGHTSAQVARVRPESVDACVGYQNAVAERTLGILAALDDTDLARIIDRSFDPPVTVVVRLVSVIGDTMAHLGQAGYVRGLYERR; this comes from the coding sequence GTGGACGCAAAGGTTGTCCTCACCGACGCATTCACACGCGTCCGCGACCACACCGAGGCGATCGCCGACGGCCTCGACGCGTCTGCACTCCTCTGGCGCCCCGACCCGGATGCGAACCCGATCGGGTGGCTCCTGTGGCATCTCACCCGCGTGCAGGACGATCACCTTGCCGAGATGGCGGAGCGTGAGCAGGTCTGGCGGGAGGAGGGCTGGCACGCGCGGTTCGGGCTGCAGCCGGGAGACGACGACATCGGCTACGGCCATACGAGCGCACAGGTCGCGCGGGTCCGGCCGGAGTCGGTGGACGCCTGCGTCGGCTACCAGAACGCGGTCGCGGAGCGGACGCTCGGGATACTTGCGGCGCTCGACGACACCGATCTCGCGCGCATCATCGACCGCTCGTTCGATCCGCCCGTGACCGTCGTCGTGCGTCTCGTGAGCGTCATCGGCGACACCATGGCGCACCTCGGGCAGGCCGGCTACGTCCGAGGCCTGTACGAGCGGCGCTGA
- a CDS encoding extracellular solute-binding protein: protein MKLQRFLATLGVFALLVSACGLGPPTGEDDGGDVGLEDPGDCVPVEVAVSSEKIDLISDLARAFNGSDDAEVDGRCVFVRPYSKASGAAMALLADGWPDEEREGRRPVVWSPASSSWGVILNQLRADEGQPPMAPESAPFMLTPLVIAMPRPMAEALGWPDTPIGYADILALSRDPEGWGSLGHPEWGPFRLGKTNPNYSTSGLSALIAQYYAATGKVRDLTTEDLARPEVVAFSEGVESAVVHYGDTTLTFLNNLARNDARGTALTYASAVAVEEVSIVNYNRGNPDGVLEPGEQLVPPRVPLVAVYPTEGTLFSDNPFIILDAEWVSDEQRAAAERFEEYVMRPENQARVLEFGFRPGNPEVPLGEPLTAELGVDPQQPQTTLAVPDPPVLVELLRRWEEQRKDARVLLAIDVSGSMGDAAGATEDGRPLTKLDLAVAAAGDALEQFKDTDEVGLRVFSTGLGPNQDRDYLDLVPIAPIGQQRDELRRRIESLTPVAGTPLYTATQASYEDLLASYDPEKINAVVVLSDGRNEDPRNEDLEGLLAALSAGGEGQQTRPVRIFPIAYGGDADLAVLRRIAEATDAAAYDSSDPTAINRVFDAVISNF, encoded by the coding sequence ATGAAGCTCCAGCGGTTCCTCGCGACGCTCGGGGTCTTTGCGCTGCTGGTCAGCGCCTGCGGCCTCGGCCCACCGACGGGGGAAGACGACGGCGGCGACGTGGGGCTGGAGGACCCCGGCGACTGCGTTCCCGTCGAGGTGGCGGTCAGCTCGGAGAAGATCGACCTCATCTCCGACCTCGCGCGGGCGTTCAACGGCTCCGACGACGCCGAGGTCGACGGGCGGTGCGTGTTCGTCCGCCCCTACTCGAAGGCCTCAGGAGCGGCCATGGCGCTGCTCGCCGACGGCTGGCCCGACGAGGAGCGGGAAGGTCGCCGCCCCGTGGTCTGGTCCCCGGCGTCGAGCTCGTGGGGGGTGATCCTCAACCAGCTGCGCGCCGATGAGGGACAGCCGCCCATGGCGCCCGAGTCGGCGCCGTTCATGCTCACCCCGCTCGTCATCGCGATGCCCCGGCCAATGGCCGAGGCGCTCGGCTGGCCCGACACCCCCATCGGCTACGCCGACATCCTCGCGCTGTCGCGTGACCCCGAGGGCTGGGGATCGCTCGGGCACCCCGAGTGGGGCCCGTTCCGCCTCGGCAAGACGAACCCGAACTACTCGACGTCGGGCCTGTCTGCGCTCATCGCGCAGTACTACGCGGCGACCGGGAAAGTCCGTGACCTCACGACCGAGGATCTCGCCCGGCCGGAGGTCGTGGCGTTCTCCGAGGGGGTGGAGTCCGCCGTCGTCCACTACGGCGACACGACCTTGACGTTCCTCAACAACCTCGCGCGCAACGACGCGCGCGGCACCGCCCTGACCTACGCCTCGGCGGTCGCGGTCGAGGAGGTCAGCATCGTGAACTACAACCGCGGCAACCCCGACGGCGTCCTCGAACCCGGTGAGCAGCTCGTGCCGCCGCGCGTGCCGCTCGTCGCGGTGTACCCGACGGAGGGCACGCTGTTCAGCGACAACCCGTTCATCATCCTCGACGCGGAATGGGTCAGCGACGAGCAGCGTGCCGCCGCCGAGCGGTTCGAGGAGTACGTCATGCGCCCGGAGAACCAGGCGCGCGTGCTCGAGTTCGGGTTCCGTCCCGGCAACCCGGAGGTGCCGCTCGGCGAACCTTTGACGGCTGAGCTCGGCGTGGACCCCCAGCAGCCGCAGACCACCCTCGCCGTGCCCGACCCGCCGGTCCTGGTCGAGCTGCTGCGCCGCTGGGAGGAGCAGCGCAAGGACGCACGGGTCCTGCTCGCCATCGACGTGTCGGGTTCCATGGGCGACGCGGCCGGCGCGACGGAGGACGGCAGACCCCTCACGAAGCTCGACCTCGCGGTGGCTGCCGCCGGCGACGCGCTCGAGCAGTTCAAGGACACCGACGAGGTTGGCCTGCGGGTCTTCTCGACCGGCCTCGGACCGAACCAGGACCGCGACTACCTCGACCTCGTGCCGATCGCCCCGATCGGCCAGCAGCGCGACGAGCTCCGGCGCCGGATCGAAAGCCTGACCCCCGTGGCTGGCACGCCGCTGTACACCGCCACGCAGGCGTCCTACGAGGACCTGCTCGCGAGCTACGACCCGGAGAAGATCAACGCGGTCGTCGTGCTGTCAGACGGCCGCAACGAGGACCCGCGCAACGAGGATCTGGAGGGCCTGCTCGCCGCGCTGAGCGCGGGCGGGGAGGGTCAGCAGACCCGTCCGGTGCGGATCTTCCCGATCGCCTACGGCGGTGACGCCGACCTCGCGGTGCTCCGGCGCATCGCCGAGGCCACCGACGCCGCGGCCTACGACTCGAGCGATCCCACCGCGATCAACCGCGTCTTCGACGCCGTGATCAGCAACTTCTGA
- a CDS encoding AAA family ATPase: protein MTARLRGAVDAFVTALAPVVRDLAERAGTSGDTAEDDVVLDAFQLAAGLVAADGIVTDGEARALLDTFAGRPVLSLAGLTPADLRRQGLLDTAAQRLEVPSTLFSLLRDADLRAGNDAARRYYDLAMDVAHATVSIDGYTGALELAALEDHRRMLLELLPPTRGESPGADPSDAGSGQPPALGTVDPGEPERGLDELLAELDGLVGLAAVKAEVRTVADLLQVERLRRARGLPVAVQSRHLVFTGNPGTGKTTVARLLAGIYRALGVVERGHLVETDRAGLVAGYVGQTAQRVTEVVGEADGGVLLIDEAHALARGDQRDFGHEAIDTLVKLMEDRRDRLVVVVAGYTEEMVVFLDANPGLRSRFPKTIHFPDYTTGELLAIIDALGERHHYRLSRGAREKARRLLDGAPRGRGFGNARLARNLFEQAVARQASRVIARGEPTDAELVALTARDLPDELPGHPG, encoded by the coding sequence GTGACGGCCCGCCTGCGGGGCGCCGTCGACGCGTTCGTCACCGCGCTCGCCCCGGTCGTGCGCGACCTCGCGGAACGCGCGGGCACGAGCGGGGACACCGCGGAGGACGACGTGGTCCTCGACGCCTTCCAGCTCGCCGCCGGGCTCGTGGCCGCCGACGGCATCGTCACCGACGGCGAGGCGCGGGCGCTGCTCGACACGTTCGCCGGCCGTCCGGTCCTGTCGCTGGCGGGACTCACCCCCGCCGACCTGCGCCGTCAGGGGCTCCTCGACACCGCCGCGCAGCGTCTCGAGGTGCCCTCGACGCTGTTCAGCCTCCTGCGTGACGCGGACCTGCGCGCGGGCAACGACGCGGCGCGCCGCTACTACGACCTCGCGATGGACGTGGCGCACGCAACCGTCTCCATCGACGGCTACACCGGCGCTCTCGAGCTGGCGGCGCTCGAGGACCACCGCCGCATGCTCCTCGAGCTCCTGCCGCCCACGCGGGGGGAGTCGCCCGGCGCGGACCCCTCCGACGCCGGCTCAGGCCAGCCCCCCGCGCTCGGGACGGTCGACCCCGGCGAGCCCGAACGCGGTCTCGACGAGCTGCTCGCCGAGCTCGACGGACTCGTCGGGCTCGCCGCGGTGAAGGCCGAGGTACGCACCGTCGCCGACCTCCTGCAGGTCGAACGTCTGCGGCGCGCGCGGGGCCTGCCCGTCGCGGTGCAGAGCCGCCACCTCGTGTTCACCGGAAACCCCGGCACGGGCAAGACGACCGTCGCGCGCCTGCTCGCCGGGATCTACCGGGCCCTCGGCGTCGTCGAGCGCGGTCATCTCGTGGAGACCGACCGTGCCGGGCTCGTGGCCGGCTACGTCGGGCAGACCGCGCAGCGGGTCACCGAGGTGGTCGGCGAGGCCGACGGCGGGGTGCTGCTCATCGACGAGGCCCACGCCCTCGCCCGCGGTGACCAGCGCGACTTCGGCCACGAGGCCATCGACACGCTGGTGAAGCTCATGGAGGACCGCCGGGACCGTCTCGTCGTCGTCGTCGCCGGCTACACCGAGGAGATGGTCGTCTTCCTCGACGCCAACCCTGGCCTGCGTTCGCGCTTCCCCAAGACCATCCACTTCCCCGACTACACGACCGGCGAGCTGCTCGCGATCATCGACGCGCTCGGCGAGCGGCATCACTACCGCCTGTCGCGAGGAGCCCGGGAGAAGGCCCGCAGGCTGCTCGACGGGGCACCGCGCGGCCGCGGGTTCGGCAACGCGCGGCTGGCGCGCAACCTCTTCGAGCAGGCGGTCGCCCGCCAGGCGAGCCGGGTGATCGCCAGGGGCGAGCCCACCGACGCGGAGCTCGTCGCGCTCACCGCCCGGGACCTCCCCGACGAGCTCCCCGGCCACCCCGGCTAG
- the nrdR gene encoding transcriptional regulator NrdR, with translation MRCPYCGIDDDRVIDSRATEEGAAVRRRRECRACTQRFSTYERAEQLSVSVRKRNGALEAFDRRKVAAGMAKATKNLPVDDAALDRAVARVEARLLSLRTREVASEAVGEEVLEALRQLDPVAAVRFASVYKGFTSPEDFARELAAMNPRADDPG, from the coding sequence ATGCGCTGTCCCTACTGCGGCATCGACGACGACCGCGTGATCGACTCGCGAGCGACCGAGGAGGGCGCGGCGGTGCGTCGCCGGCGCGAGTGCCGGGCGTGCACGCAGCGCTTCTCCACGTACGAGCGCGCCGAGCAGCTCAGCGTGTCGGTCCGCAAGCGCAACGGTGCGCTGGAGGCGTTCGACCGCCGCAAGGTCGCGGCCGGCATGGCGAAGGCGACGAAGAACCTCCCCGTTGACGACGCGGCACTCGACCGGGCCGTCGCCCGCGTCGAGGCCCGGCTCCTGTCCCTTCGCACCCGGGAGGTCGCGAGCGAGGCCGTCGGCGAGGAGGTGCTCGAGGCCCTGCGCCAGCTCGACCCCGTCGCCGCCGTGCGGTTCGCGAGCGTGTACAAGGGCTTTACCTCCCCCGAGGACTTCGCCCGCGAGCTCGCCGCCATGAACCCACGAGCCGACGATCCGGGCTGA
- a CDS encoding MarR family winged helix-turn-helix transcriptional regulator — protein sequence MQQVQWLNEREATAWRGLQAMQMRLEAALSRQLAAESSLSLQDFVVLVALTDYPDGRLRAFELARTLGWDKTRLSHHLKRMLDRGLVDKQACPTDRRGYFVAVTAQGREAIEAAAPGHVATVRRLFLDLVADDELETIIRVTTRVLDHLSREPDGQP from the coding sequence ATGCAGCAGGTCCAGTGGCTCAACGAGCGCGAGGCGACCGCCTGGCGCGGCCTGCAGGCCATGCAGATGCGGCTGGAGGCCGCGCTGTCCCGGCAGCTGGCCGCAGAGTCGTCGCTGTCGCTGCAGGACTTCGTCGTCCTCGTCGCGCTGACCGACTATCCCGACGGCCGCCTGCGCGCGTTCGAGCTCGCCCGCACCCTGGGCTGGGACAAGACCCGGTTGAGCCACCACCTCAAGCGGATGCTCGACCGGGGGCTGGTCGACAAACAGGCCTGCCCGACCGACCGCCGCGGCTACTTCGTCGCCGTCACCGCACAAGGTCGCGAGGCGATCGAGGCCGCCGCCCCCGGTCACGTCGCCACGGTACGGCGCCTCTTCCTCGACCTCGTCGCCGACGACGAGCTCGAGACGATCATCCGCGTCACCACACGGGTGCTCGACCACCTGTCGCGGGAGCCGGACGGACAACCCTGA
- the lexA gene encoding transcriptional repressor LexA: MATSLTPRQQRVLDVIREAVETRGYPPSVREIGEAVGLRSASSVHYQLGTLERLGYLRRDPTRPRAIEVRFDPESEQSMPAHAPVRHVPVVGEIAAGAPILADEQVEELYPLPRDLVGEGTLFILRVRGESMVQAGVLPGDLIVVRQQPTVEQGEMCAALIDGEATAKFFRRTRAGKVFLDPANEGYDPIPLTEEQDAAILGKVVAVLRSL; this comes from the coding sequence GTGGCCACGTCCCTCACCCCCCGCCAGCAGCGCGTCCTCGACGTCATCCGCGAGGCGGTCGAGACCCGCGGCTATCCGCCCAGCGTGCGCGAGATCGGCGAGGCCGTGGGGCTGCGGTCGGCGTCGAGCGTCCACTATCAGCTCGGCACCCTCGAGCGCCTCGGCTACCTGCGTCGCGACCCCACGCGCCCCCGCGCGATCGAGGTGCGCTTCGACCCGGAGTCTGAGCAGTCGATGCCCGCGCACGCGCCCGTGCGCCACGTCCCGGTCGTGGGAGAGATCGCCGCGGGTGCGCCGATCCTCGCGGACGAGCAGGTCGAGGAGCTCTACCCGCTGCCCCGCGACCTCGTCGGCGAAGGCACGTTGTTCATCCTGCGCGTTCGGGGAGAGTCCATGGTCCAGGCCGGCGTGCTGCCCGGCGACCTCATCGTCGTCCGCCAGCAGCCGACGGTCGAGCAGGGCGAGATGTGCGCGGCGCTCATCGACGGCGAGGCAACGGCGAAGTTCTTCCGGCGTACCCGCGCCGGCAAGGTCTTCCTCGACCCCGCGAACGAGGGCTACGACCCCATCCCCCTCACCGAGGAGCAGGACGCGGCGATCCTCGGCAAGGTCGTGGCGGTCCTCCGCAGTCTGTAG
- a CDS encoding vitamin B12-dependent ribonucleotide reductase: MVTTHAQLRAVPSGHGMGLKIDRFFTNEGTHPYDEIDWELRDAVIKDWKTGAVAFEQRDVEFPKSWSMNATTIVAQKYFRGPLGSPERERSVRQMIDRVADRITGWGRKDGYFADDGSARVFNEELKSILVTQRAAFNSPVWFNVGVPGRNQQCSACYILSVDDTMSSILNWYTEEGLIFKGGSGAGVNLSRIRSSQEHLAGGGEASGPVSFMRGADASAGTIKSGGTTRRAAKMVILNVDHPDIEEFIWCKCREESKARALAAAGFDMDLDGKDAGSIQYQNANNSVRVTDEFMRAVEADADFELKAVTTGETVKTVKARALMRQIAQAAWECADPGVQYDTTINDWHTTPNAGRINGSNPCSEYMHLDNSACNLASLNLRKFETDGVFDVEAFKRAVEIVFTAQEIMVGNSSYPTENITENARRYRQLGLGYANLGGLLMSQGLAYDSDEGRAWASTITALMTGHAYRTSAELAKVQGPFEGYAADRDGMLRVIAKHKDAANAIDTRLAPANILAAAKESWGDALALGTEHGIRNAQASVLAPTGCLVGGSLVATERGLVRLSSLGEPGGDRWQDLDIDVATDDGPRQATKFYVNGLESVVTVDTARGYRIQGTPRHRIKVVGSDGQWQWKRFSEITEGDRVPLALDQLVGWPQRVPLPPLAEASGRGRAAGSPGGGDLDWTGEHHAEVPRTMTPELAEFVGYFMGDGSLHSRGVRLCVAAEDFDVIEHLSQLGKELFNLEAHVSQQTGYTEVAFHSVRLVHWWEACGFAKHSPADGHVGKGWHPHIPEAVLYSNDAAVYTSFLRGLYEADGTVTLGYPRWSTTSYAFSRDVQSLLLALGYPTTRKNDRTGWGDSELAVLRLLNLGYNEAWLADIGFISGRKNALVNCTRTQQSSRKDYIPLTRAMVEQLAPDHDRLRSNLLQGVQRGRVSRTLATELYERTGDEELGHLLTFFYDTVASAELGEDEFTYDLSVPDNVTYLANGFVSHNTIGLLMDCDTTGIEPDLGLVKMKKLVGGGTMRIVNQTVPAALAKLGYQPEQVEAIVAYIDEHATIEGAPAFRDEHLPVFDCAMGERSIAPGGHIRMMAAAQPWISGAISKCVTGETLLPTEDGLIRIASLHRGEEADSFRPEVREVASLGGGQKTDAFYFGGQRDVRRLTLRSGHAVTGTENHRVMVATEVGPFWRYLDEVQPGEYVAVQYGAERWSQMPVRFDDFAPGPAYGSQKPIAVPDEMTEELAFLLGAYAAEGHTACSTWTISITNTAPSVLERLKAAWESELGLPAKIVPGHGHRCPSVMVSSKRAVEFLDYLGCGRRASAKRIPDAILRSPRHMVLAFLQGLFLDAYASVTQMPKLAICLDAPQLLDDFQAVLTNLGVVHGRISKHDAEYDKTYDEVYAVGGHAGRLARLVPFTEPEKAARAARLPVEPSAHATADVVPGISGRELYELIPRGRPGSKAKGTGRHRWRFLRDQRTRHVTRHTLERLAAEPGVTLPAWLQSVLDDGLHFSPVESIEDAGKRDVYDISVPATHAFVGNGIVNHNTVNLPESATVADVEGIYVAGWKLGLKALAIYRDNCKVAQPLAIDKRKSEPASTTEEAAAHGMVRRRLPKQRPSQTISFQVGDAEGYLTAGEYPGDGLGEIFVKLGKQGSTLSGVMDAFAISVSLGLQYGVPLEAYVRKFTNMRFEPAGMTDDPEVKFTSSIVDYIFRRLAIEYLPTDKRHELNIYTREERNAALNAGYPSADAGNDTPTVDAEGQTVLPVERPVPVDDLYGDAPMCFTCGIKMQRAGSCHVCESCGTTSGCS; encoded by the coding sequence ATGGTAACCACGCACGCGCAGCTCCGGGCGGTGCCCTCCGGTCACGGCATGGGCCTGAAGATCGACCGCTTCTTCACCAACGAGGGCACGCATCCCTACGACGAGATCGACTGGGAGCTGCGCGACGCGGTCATCAAGGACTGGAAGACCGGCGCGGTCGCCTTCGAGCAGCGCGACGTGGAGTTCCCGAAGTCCTGGTCGATGAACGCGACGACGATCGTGGCGCAGAAGTACTTCCGGGGACCGCTCGGCTCGCCGGAGCGTGAGCGCAGCGTGCGCCAGATGATCGACCGCGTCGCCGACCGGATCACCGGGTGGGGGCGCAAGGACGGCTACTTCGCCGACGACGGCTCCGCACGGGTGTTCAACGAGGAGCTGAAGTCGATCCTCGTCACCCAGCGCGCCGCGTTCAACTCCCCGGTGTGGTTCAACGTCGGCGTGCCGGGACGCAACCAGCAATGCTCGGCGTGCTACATCCTGTCGGTCGACGACACGATGAGTTCGATCCTGAACTGGTACACCGAGGAAGGGCTGATCTTCAAGGGCGGGTCCGGGGCCGGTGTGAACCTGTCGCGCATCCGCTCGTCGCAGGAGCACCTCGCCGGTGGCGGCGAGGCCTCGGGACCGGTCAGCTTCATGCGCGGGGCTGACGCCTCGGCCGGCACGATCAAGTCAGGGGGTACGACGAGGAGAGCGGCGAAGATGGTGATCCTCAACGTCGACCACCCCGACATCGAGGAGTTCATCTGGTGCAAGTGCCGCGAGGAGTCCAAAGCGCGTGCGCTGGCAGCCGCTGGCTTCGACATGGACCTCGACGGCAAGGACGCCGGCTCCATCCAGTACCAGAACGCCAACAACTCGGTGCGCGTCACCGACGAGTTCATGCGTGCCGTCGAGGCCGACGCCGACTTCGAGCTGAAGGCCGTCACCACCGGCGAGACCGTCAAGACCGTCAAGGCCCGCGCGCTCATGCGCCAGATAGCGCAGGCGGCCTGGGAGTGCGCCGACCCGGGCGTGCAGTACGACACGACCATCAACGACTGGCACACCACACCCAACGCGGGGCGGATCAACGGCTCCAACCCGTGCAGCGAGTACATGCACCTGGACAACTCCGCGTGCAACCTCGCGAGCCTGAACCTGCGCAAGTTCGAGACCGATGGCGTCTTCGACGTCGAGGCGTTCAAGCGGGCCGTGGAGATCGTGTTCACCGCCCAGGAGATCATGGTCGGCAACTCCAGCTACCCGACCGAGAACATTACCGAGAACGCGCGGCGCTACCGCCAGCTGGGTCTGGGCTACGCCAACCTCGGTGGGCTGCTGATGAGCCAGGGTCTGGCCTACGACTCCGACGAGGGACGGGCGTGGGCGTCGACGATCACCGCGCTCATGACCGGTCACGCCTACCGGACGTCGGCGGAGCTGGCCAAGGTGCAGGGCCCGTTCGAGGGCTACGCGGCCGACCGCGACGGCATGTTGCGGGTCATCGCCAAGCACAAGGACGCCGCCAACGCCATAGACACCCGCTTGGCCCCTGCCAACATCCTCGCCGCCGCGAAGGAGTCGTGGGGCGATGCGTTGGCCCTTGGCACCGAGCATGGGATTCGCAACGCCCAGGCCAGCGTCCTCGCACCCACCGGCTGCCTGGTCGGCGGCTCGCTCGTCGCGACGGAGCGCGGCCTGGTCCGTCTCTCGTCGCTCGGCGAGCCGGGTGGTGACCGGTGGCAGGATCTCGACATCGACGTCGCCACCGACGACGGTCCCCGCCAGGCTACGAAGTTCTACGTCAACGGGCTCGAATCGGTGGTGACCGTCGACACTGCTCGTGGGTACCGCATCCAGGGCACGCCTCGGCACCGCATCAAGGTCGTCGGCTCCGACGGTCAGTGGCAGTGGAAGCGGTTCAGCGAGATCACCGAGGGTGACCGCGTGCCCCTGGCCCTCGATCAGCTCGTCGGCTGGCCCCAGCGCGTCCCCTTGCCGCCGCTCGCGGAGGCCTCGGGGAGAGGGCGAGCCGCAGGCTCGCCGGGGGGCGGGGATCTGGACTGGACAGGGGAGCACCACGCCGAGGTCCCCAGGACGATGACGCCTGAGCTCGCGGAGTTCGTCGGCTATTTCATGGGTGACGGGTCGCTGCACTCCCGGGGCGTCCGGTTGTGCGTGGCGGCCGAGGACTTCGATGTCATCGAGCACCTGTCGCAGCTGGGCAAGGAGCTGTTCAACCTCGAAGCGCATGTCTCCCAGCAGACCGGCTACACGGAGGTCGCGTTCCACTCGGTGCGCCTTGTGCACTGGTGGGAGGCCTGCGGGTTCGCCAAGCACTCACCGGCCGACGGCCACGTCGGCAAGGGCTGGCACCCCCACATTCCCGAGGCGGTGCTGTACAGCAACGACGCCGCGGTCTACACGAGCTTTCTCCGCGGTCTGTACGAGGCTGACGGGACGGTCACCCTCGGCTACCCGCGCTGGTCGACGACGTCCTATGCGTTCAGCCGCGACGTCCAGTCGCTCCTGCTCGCCCTCGGCTACCCCACCACCCGCAAGAACGACCGCACGGGGTGGGGCGACTCGGAGCTCGCTGTCCTGCGGCTGCTGAACCTCGGCTACAACGAGGCGTGGCTTGCCGACATCGGGTTCATCAGCGGGCGCAAGAACGCGCTGGTCAACTGCACCAGGACGCAGCAGTCGTCGCGCAAGGACTACATCCCGCTCACCCGCGCGATGGTGGAGCAGCTCGCCCCCGACCACGATCGTCTGCGCAGCAACCTGCTGCAGGGCGTCCAGCGCGGTCGGGTCAGCCGCACCCTGGCCACCGAGCTCTACGAGCGCACCGGTGACGAGGAGCTCGGCCACCTGCTCACGTTCTTCTACGACACCGTCGCGTCGGCGGAGCTGGGGGAGGACGAGTTCACCTATGACCTTTCGGTGCCCGACAACGTGACCTACCTCGCCAACGGCTTCGTGAGCCACAACACCATCGGCCTGCTGATGGACTGCGACACTACCGGGATCGAGCCCGACCTCGGCCTGGTGAAAATGAAGAAGCTCGTCGGCGGGGGGACGATGCGCATCGTCAACCAGACCGTGCCGGCTGCCCTGGCCAAGCTCGGCTACCAGCCCGAGCAGGTCGAGGCGATCGTCGCCTACATCGACGAACACGCCACCATTGAAGGCGCGCCGGCGTTCCGCGACGAGCACCTGCCGGTCTTCGACTGCGCCATGGGGGAGCGGTCGATCGCCCCGGGCGGACACATCCGCATGATGGCGGCGGCCCAGCCATGGATTTCTGGCGCAATCTCGAAGTGCGTCACCGGTGAGACGCTGCTGCCCACCGAGGACGGCCTCATCCGCATCGCGAGCCTGCACCGGGGAGAGGAAGCCGACAGCTTCCGTCCAGAGGTGCGCGAGGTCGCGTCCCTCGGCGGTGGCCAGAAAACCGATGCCTTCTACTTCGGTGGCCAGCGCGACGTGCGCCGCCTGACGCTGCGCTCGGGGCATGCCGTGACCGGGACGGAGAACCACCGCGTCATGGTGGCCACCGAGGTCGGCCCCTTCTGGCGCTACCTCGACGAGGTGCAGCCGGGGGAATACGTCGCCGTGCAGTACGGCGCCGAACGGTGGTCACAGATGCCGGTGCGCTTCGACGACTTCGCACCCGGTCCCGCCTACGGCAGCCAGAAGCCCATCGCGGTCCCCGACGAGATGACCGAGGAGCTCGCGTTCCTCCTCGGCGCCTACGCCGCGGAGGGGCACACGGCGTGCTCCACCTGGACGATCTCCATCACCAACACGGCCCCGAGCGTGCTCGAGCGCCTGAAGGCCGCGTGGGAGAGCGAGCTCGGCCTGCCGGCGAAGATCGTGCCGGGCCATGGCCACCGGTGCCCCAGCGTGATGGTGTCTTCCAAGCGGGCCGTGGAGTTCCTTGACTACCTCGGCTGCGGCCGGCGTGCCTCAGCCAAGCGGATCCCCGACGCGATCCTGCGCTCGCCACGGCACATGGTGCTGGCCTTCCTCCAGGGGCTGTTCCTGGACGCGTACGCCTCGGTGACGCAGATGCCCAAGCTCGCGATCTGCCTCGACGCGCCCCAGCTGCTCGACGACTTCCAGGCCGTGCTCACGAACCTCGGTGTCGTCCACGGCCGCATCAGCAAGCACGACGCGGAGTACGACAAGACCTACGACGAGGTGTACGCCGTCGGCGGGCACGCCGGTCGGCTCGCTCGCCTGGTGCCCTTCACGGAGCCGGAGAAGGCGGCGCGTGCTGCCCGGCTGCCGGTGGAGCCGTCCGCCCACGCGACCGCCGACGTCGTGCCCGGCATCAGCGGGCGTGAGCTGTACGAGCTGATCCCCAGGGGACGTCCAGGAAGCAAGGCGAAGGGCACCGGTCGGCATCGCTGGCGGTTCCTCCGCGACCAGCGCACCCGGCACGTCACGCGGCACACACTGGAGCGGCTCGCGGCCGAGCCCGGTGTCACGCTGCCGGCGTGGCTGCAGTCCGTCCTCGACGACGGGTTGCACTTCAGCCCCGTCGAGTCGATCGAGGACGCTGGCAAGCGTGACGTCTACGACATCTCCGTGCCGGCCACCCACGCGTTCGTGGGCAACGGCATCGTCAACCACAACACCGTGAACCTGCCCGAGTCCGCGACCGTGGCCGACGTCGAGGGCATCTACGTCGCGGGGTGGAAGCTCGGGCTGAAGGCGCTGGCGATCTACCGCGACAACTGCAAGGTCGCGCAGCCCCTGGCGATCGACAAGAGGAAGTCCGAGCCGGCGTCCACGACCGAGGAGGCCGCGGCGCACGGGATGGTGCGCCGGCGGCTGCCGAAGCAGCGGCCGAGCCAGACGATCTCGTTCCAGGTCGGCGACGCCGAGGGCTACCTGACGGCGGGGGAGTACCCCGGCGACGGGCTCGGGGAGATCTTCGTCAAGCTCGGCAAGCAGGGCTCGACCCTGTCGGGGGTGATGGACGCGTTCGCGATCAGCGTGAGCCTGGGGCTGCAGTACGGCGTGCCCCTCGAGGCGTACGTGCGCAAGTTCACGAACATGCGCTTCGAGCCGGCCGGCATGACCGACGACCCGGAGGTGAAGTTCACCAGCTCGATCGTCGACTACATCTTCCGGCGCCTCGCGATCGAGTACCTGCCGACCGACAAGCGACACGAGCTCAACATCTACACCAGGGAGGAGCGCAACGCGGCGCTCAACGCCGGCTACCCCTCGGCGGACGCGGGCAACGACACGCCCACCGTCGACGCCGAGGGCCAGACGGTCCTGCCGGTCGAGCGCCCCGTCCCCGTCGACGACCTCTACGGCGACGCGCCGATGTGCTTCACCTGCGGCATCAAGATGCAGCGCGCCGGCTCCTGCCACGTCTGCGAGTCCTGCGGCACGACGAGCGGGTGCAGCTGA